One Roseimicrobium gellanilyticum DNA window includes the following coding sequences:
- a CDS encoding LysR family transcriptional regulator, producing MELYQLRTFLTVAEEGHLTRAAEKLFTSQPAVSGQIRALEDELGMKLFERSSRGMQLTQAGKALCEQARRVVNAARDFKHSADGLRGAVSGELVLGLNNRPEILRLMEVLQELTLRHADLRYELVNGSSGVIIQGLEEGSISIGFFEGQCESPKITHHELDTIELCLAAPAEWAEELSTPDWKALESKPWIFVSPMCSYFRTIQHICREQGLQIAPRFRVNEELTVLNLVAEGLGVTLLAKRQIELHQFEGRVVPLPHFRAVVPLSLGYLTERANDPAIMAVRDTVLDVWGKPMGTNAPLVPPSRRGAQTTTSTTNSSNLRRQ from the coding sequence ATGGAACTCTACCAACTCCGCACCTTTCTTACCGTCGCAGAGGAGGGTCATCTGACTCGGGCTGCGGAGAAGCTTTTCACCAGCCAGCCGGCGGTGAGCGGGCAAATTCGAGCTCTGGAGGATGAGTTGGGCATGAAGCTCTTCGAGCGCAGCTCACGCGGCATGCAGCTCACCCAGGCGGGCAAGGCCCTGTGCGAACAAGCACGGCGCGTGGTGAATGCGGCACGCGACTTCAAACACAGCGCCGATGGCCTGCGCGGAGCCGTCTCCGGTGAACTCGTTCTGGGCCTGAACAACCGTCCGGAGATCCTGCGACTCATGGAGGTGCTGCAGGAGCTCACGCTGCGGCATGCGGATCTCCGCTACGAGCTGGTCAATGGAAGCAGCGGCGTGATCATTCAGGGTTTGGAGGAAGGCAGCATCTCGATTGGTTTCTTCGAGGGGCAATGTGAAAGCCCGAAGATCACCCACCATGAGCTGGACACCATCGAGCTATGCCTCGCTGCTCCCGCCGAGTGGGCGGAGGAACTGTCCACGCCCGATTGGAAGGCGCTGGAAAGCAAGCCGTGGATCTTTGTCTCACCCATGTGCTCCTACTTCCGGACCATCCAGCACATCTGCCGCGAACAAGGTCTGCAGATCGCCCCACGCTTCCGGGTGAATGAAGAGCTGACGGTACTCAATCTCGTGGCGGAAGGACTCGGTGTCACCCTCTTGGCCAAACGCCAGATTGAATTGCACCAGTTTGAGGGACGCGTGGTTCCCCTGCCCCACTTCCGTGCCGTGGTGCCACTCAGTCTGGGCTACCTCACCGAGCGCGCCAATGACCCGGCCATCATGGCCGTGCGCGACACGGTGCTGGATGTGTGGGGCAAGCCCATGGGCACAAACGCGCCTCTGGTCCCACCATCCCGCCGCGGCGCCCAAACGACGACGTCCACGACCAATTCTTCCAACCTTCGCAGGCAATGA
- a CDS encoding DUF2917 domain-containing protein has translation MRASLWFDEATLDRGAADSASSRTRPAESSRRPAPRTPAVQLERGCIFSRPLEEGECVSVMVTTGHAWITMECDVRDHVLAANDERVFAGPGLLVIEGLEQGARLQLKSAS, from the coding sequence ATGAGAGCTTCACTTTGGTTTGATGAGGCGACACTGGATCGCGGAGCCGCAGATTCTGCAAGTAGCCGTACTCGTCCCGCAGAATCATCCAGGCGACCGGCACCTCGGACGCCTGCGGTGCAACTGGAGCGCGGCTGCATCTTTAGCAGGCCGTTGGAAGAAGGAGAATGCGTGTCTGTGATGGTCACCACCGGCCATGCATGGATTACCATGGAATGCGATGTGAGGGATCACGTTCTCGCTGCCAATGACGAACGCGTGTTCGCCGGGCCAGGACTGCTTGTGATCGAAGGTCTGGAGCAGGGAGCGCGGCTTCAATTGAAGAGCGCTTCCTAG
- a CDS encoding DUF1353 domain-containing protein translates to MRLLEDVHYIAGDGRNWPALKGSTINGASIPKAFWCTVGGPYEGAYREASVFHDIACDEKKARWQDVHRMFYTGMRCSGVSESKSKVMYTAVYRFGPRWPEPGTARSSARMAAFLPARQPTEAEAHAVEEWVERRNPSLEEIERTTAIPGAPGP, encoded by the coding sequence ATGCGTCTGCTGGAAGATGTGCACTACATTGCGGGGGATGGACGAAACTGGCCCGCGTTGAAAGGCAGCACCATCAATGGAGCCTCCATTCCCAAGGCCTTCTGGTGCACCGTGGGAGGACCGTACGAGGGAGCATATCGGGAAGCATCAGTCTTCCATGACATCGCGTGCGACGAGAAGAAGGCACGGTGGCAGGACGTCCATCGCATGTTCTACACAGGCATGCGATGCTCCGGTGTCTCCGAATCAAAGTCGAAGGTGATGTACACCGCCGTCTATCGCTTTGGCCCACGCTGGCCGGAACCTGGAACCGCGAGATCCTCAGCAAGAATGGCTGCTTTCTTGCCTGCTCGCCAGCCCACGGAAGCAGAGGCGCATGCTGTGGAGGAATGGGTGGAGCGACGGAATCCAAGTCTCGAGGAGATCGAAAGAACGACGGCTATTCCCGGAGCGCCCGGTCCTTGA